A window of the Streptomyces albireticuli genome harbors these coding sequences:
- the glgX gene encoding glycogen debranching protein GlgX, with translation MSSAPEQEAEQDDRFGRAPERSRTAAGATAGPAVTAAANGRPRAPRAGPPPAAVWPGSSEPLGARFKAGGADGVAGTNFALWAGGAEAVELCLFDDDGGDDGPDGPGGAGGGPDGAGGEGGPRRRERETRHLLTELTHEIWHGFVPGVRPGRRYGYRVHGRWDPWTGARWNPSKLLLDPYARAVDGDFTLPPEVYGHVRDWPQQHIADTVRDERDSAPYVPKGVVVADGDDWSDDRRPKTPWADSVIYELHVRGFTMRHPGIPERLRGTYAGLAHPAAVEHLTRLGVTAVELLPVHQFAHEDHLLRRGLRNYWGYNSIGYFAPHAGYAASGTRGPQVGEFKRMVRALHAAGIEVILDVVYNHTAEGGELGPTLSLRGVDNRRYYRLQGDARRYADYTGCGNTLHVVQPNVLRLITDSLRYWVTEMGVDGFRFDLAAALARSMHDVDMLSPFLAVIAQDPVLRRVKLIAEPWDVGSGGYQVGAFPPLWTEWNDRYRDAVRDFWRGALPDVRDLGYRLSGSSDLYAWGGRRPYASVNFVTAHDGFTLRDLVSYEQKHNEANGEGNRDGTGDNRSWNCGAEGPTDDPGVLALRRRQLRNLLTTLLLSTGVPMLVAGDEMGRTQGGNNNAYCQDNATSWVDWSLLEDPGWRALRDLAGRLLALRRAHPVLRSRAFFSGRPQGADGLRDLAWFTAEGTEMTRADWYAPKATLGMYLSGRDISERGPEGEPVTDDSFLAVLHAGEGPVRFTLPGPPWADSYELLVNTALEKQDAAPGGLRRAGSPVAVRPRSVLLLRARAQGPTAPPPEVLGPKN, from the coding sequence GTGTCGAGCGCACCCGAGCAAGAGGCGGAACAGGACGACAGGTTCGGGCGCGCCCCGGAGCGGTCCCGTACGGCCGCCGGCGCCACCGCGGGACCGGCCGTGACGGCCGCGGCCAACGGCCGGCCCCGGGCGCCCCGGGCCGGTCCGCCGCCCGCCGCGGTGTGGCCGGGCAGCTCCGAGCCGCTCGGCGCCCGCTTCAAGGCGGGCGGCGCCGACGGGGTGGCCGGGACGAACTTCGCGCTGTGGGCCGGCGGCGCCGAGGCCGTGGAGCTCTGCCTCTTCGACGACGACGGCGGTGACGACGGCCCGGACGGCCCGGGCGGCGCCGGCGGCGGACCGGACGGCGCCGGCGGCGAGGGCGGCCCCCGCCGCCGGGAGCGCGAGACCCGCCACCTCCTCACCGAGCTGACCCACGAGATATGGCACGGCTTCGTCCCCGGCGTCCGCCCCGGCCGCCGCTACGGCTACCGCGTCCACGGCCGCTGGGACCCGTGGACCGGCGCCCGCTGGAACCCCTCCAAGCTGCTCCTGGACCCCTACGCCCGCGCGGTCGACGGCGACTTCACCCTGCCGCCCGAGGTGTACGGCCACGTCCGCGACTGGCCGCAGCAGCACATCGCCGACACCGTGCGCGACGAGCGCGACTCCGCGCCGTACGTCCCCAAGGGCGTGGTCGTCGCGGACGGCGACGACTGGTCGGACGACCGCCGCCCCAAGACCCCCTGGGCCGACTCGGTCATCTACGAACTGCACGTCCGCGGCTTCACCATGCGCCACCCCGGCATACCGGAACGCCTGCGCGGCACCTACGCCGGGCTCGCGCACCCGGCGGCCGTCGAGCACCTGACGCGGCTGGGCGTGACGGCCGTCGAACTGCTGCCGGTCCATCAGTTCGCCCACGAGGACCACCTGCTGAGGCGCGGCCTGCGCAACTACTGGGGCTACAACTCCATCGGCTACTTCGCCCCGCACGCCGGCTACGCCGCCTCGGGCACCCGGGGCCCGCAGGTCGGCGAGTTCAAGCGGATGGTCCGGGCCCTGCACGCGGCCGGCATCGAGGTCATCCTCGACGTCGTCTACAACCACACGGCGGAGGGCGGCGAACTGGGCCCCACGCTCTCGCTGCGCGGCGTCGACAACCGCCGCTACTACCGCCTCCAGGGCGACGCCCGCCGCTACGCCGACTACACCGGCTGCGGCAACACCCTCCACGTGGTGCAGCCGAACGTCCTGCGGCTGATCACCGACTCGCTGCGCTACTGGGTGACGGAGATGGGCGTCGACGGCTTCCGCTTCGACCTCGCGGCGGCGCTGGCCCGCTCGATGCACGACGTCGACATGCTCTCGCCGTTCCTCGCGGTCATCGCCCAGGACCCGGTGCTGCGCCGGGTCAAGCTCATCGCCGAGCCGTGGGACGTGGGCTCGGGCGGCTACCAGGTGGGCGCCTTCCCCCCGCTCTGGACGGAGTGGAACGACCGCTACCGCGACGCGGTACGGGACTTCTGGCGCGGCGCCCTGCCGGACGTACGGGACCTCGGCTACCGCCTCTCGGGCTCCAGCGACCTCTACGCCTGGGGCGGCCGCCGCCCCTACGCCTCCGTCAACTTCGTCACCGCGCACGACGGCTTCACCCTGCGCGACCTGGTGAGCTACGAGCAGAAGCACAACGAGGCCAACGGCGAGGGCAACCGCGACGGCACGGGCGACAACCGCTCCTGGAACTGCGGCGCGGAGGGCCCGACGGACGACCCCGGCGTGCTGGCCCTGCGGCGCCGGCAGCTGCGGAACCTGCTGACCACCCTGCTGCTGTCGACGGGCGTGCCGATGCTGGTCGCGGGCGACGAGATGGGCCGCACCCAGGGCGGCAACAACAACGCCTACTGCCAGGACAACGCGACCAGCTGGGTCGACTGGTCCCTGCTGGAGGACCCGGGCTGGCGGGCGCTGCGGGACCTGGCCGGCCGGCTGCTCGCGCTGCGCCGCGCCCACCCCGTGCTGCGCAGCCGGGCCTTCTTCTCCGGCCGTCCGCAGGGCGCGGACGGCCTGCGGGACCTGGCGTGGTTCACGGCGGAGGGCACGGAGATGACCCGGGCGGACTGGTACGCCCCCAAGGCCACCCTCGGGATGTACCTCTCCGGCCGTGACATCAGCGAGCGCGGGCCCGAGGGCGAGCCCGTGACGGACGACAGCTTCCTCGCGGTGCTGCACGCCGGCGAGGGGCCGGTGCGCTTCACGCTCCCCGGGCCGCCGTGGGCGGACAGCTACGAACTCCTCGTCAACACCGCCCTGGAGAAGCAGGACGCGGCACCGGGCGGCCTGCGGCGCGCGGGCTCGCCGGTCGCCGTCCGGCCCCGCTCGGTCCTCCTGCTGCGGGCCCGGGCCCAGGGACCGACGGCCCCTCCACCGGAGGTCCTGGGTCCAAAAAACTAG
- a CDS encoding L,D-transpeptidase — translation MNVQPTSRGRAGRKGLLALLLGMVLLLVSACGGDDEGKKKGEKADDGKPSKAVVEIAPKDGAKDVATSGALKVTAAQGKLTSVKVADAKGRTVEGKITGGGSAWEPTAHLAASAKYTVDALAKDEDGRTSAKHASFTTLTPQNTFVGYFTPEDGETVGVGMPVSITFSRGITDPKAVERAIKVTAEPAVPVKAHWFGNDRVDIRPEKYWAAGTKVKVDLNLDGVQGREGVYGSQTKTVKFTVGRSQVSTVDAKSHQMTVERDGKVIRTIPISAGAPANPTYNGQMVISEKHDVTRMNGATVGFTKGDGKGEYDIPDVPHAMRLSTSGTFLHGNYWSGSSTFGSENASHGCVGLEDQRGGGDPNTPAAWFYTNSLVGDVVVVKNSDDKTIQPENGLNGWNMPWSEWGKSKPTAG, via the coding sequence GTGAACGTGCAGCCGACATCGAGAGGGCGCGCGGGCCGCAAGGGCCTGTTGGCGCTGCTGCTCGGAATGGTGTTGCTGCTGGTCAGCGCCTGTGGTGGCGATGACGAAGGCAAGAAGAAGGGTGAGAAGGCCGATGACGGCAAGCCCTCGAAGGCCGTCGTGGAGATCGCCCCGAAGGACGGCGCGAAGGACGTCGCGACGAGCGGCGCGCTCAAGGTCACCGCGGCCCAGGGCAAGCTGACGTCCGTCAAGGTCGCCGACGCCAAGGGCAGGACCGTCGAGGGCAAAATAACCGGGGGCGGTTCGGCCTGGGAGCCGACCGCCCATCTCGCCGCCTCCGCCAAGTACACGGTGGACGCGCTGGCCAAGGACGAGGACGGCCGCACGTCGGCCAAGCACGCGTCGTTCACGACGCTCACCCCGCAGAACACCTTCGTCGGCTACTTCACGCCGGAGGACGGCGAGACCGTCGGCGTCGGAATGCCCGTATCGATCACTTTCAGCCGTGGCATCACGGACCCCAAGGCCGTCGAGCGGGCCATCAAGGTGACCGCCGAACCGGCCGTCCCGGTCAAGGCGCACTGGTTCGGCAACGACCGCGTCGACATCCGCCCCGAGAAGTACTGGGCGGCCGGTACGAAGGTGAAGGTCGACCTGAACCTCGACGGCGTCCAGGGCCGCGAGGGCGTGTACGGCTCGCAGACGAAGACCGTGAAGTTCACGGTCGGCCGCAGCCAGGTCAGCACGGTCGACGCCAAGTCGCACCAGATGACGGTCGAGCGGGACGGCAAGGTCATCCGGACCATCCCGATCTCCGCCGGCGCCCCCGCCAACCCCACCTACAACGGCCAGATGGTCATCAGCGAGAAGCACGACGTGACGCGCATGAACGGCGCCACCGTCGGCTTCACCAAGGGCGACGGCAAGGGCGAGTACGACATCCCGGACGTGCCGCACGCGATGCGCCTCTCCACCTCCGGCACCTTCCTGCACGGCAACTACTGGTCCGGTTCGTCCACCTTCGGCTCGGAGAACGCCAGCCACGGCTGCGTGGGCCTGGAGGACCAGCGCGGCGGTGGCGACCCGAACACCCCGGCCGCCTGGTTCTACACCAACTCCCTCGTCGGTGACGTCGTGGTCGTCAAGAACTCCGACGACAAGACGATCCAGCCGGAGAACGGCCTCAACGGCTGGAACATGCCGTGGTCCGAGTGGGGCAAGAGCAAGCCCACCGCCGGCTGA